The Pseudomonas fluorescens genome includes a window with the following:
- the sdhC gene encoding succinate dehydrogenase, cytochrome b556 subunit, protein MKSQRPVNLDLRTIKLPVTAYTSILHRISGVILFVSLAIMLYALDKSLDSEEGFGQVKACLTSPLAKLVIWGILSALLYHLVAGVRHLIMDMGIGETLEGGKLGSKIVIAVSVVVIVLAGVWIW, encoded by the coding sequence GTGAAAAGCCAACGACCTGTAAACCTAGACCTAAGGACCATCAAACTCCCAGTCACTGCTTACACGTCCATTCTTCACCGTATTTCCGGTGTCATCCTCTTCGTCAGCCTGGCCATCATGCTTTATGCATTGGACAAGTCGCTCGATTCGGAAGAAGGCTTCGGTCAGGTGAAAGCGTGTCTGACCAGTCCGCTAGCCAAGCTAGTGATTTGGGGCATCCTGTCCGCCTTGCTGTATCACTTGGTTGCCGGTGTGCGCCACTTGATCATGGACATGGGCATCGGTGAGACGCTGGAAGGCGGCAAGCTGGGCTCGAAAATCGTTATCGCCGTTTCCGTGGTGGTAATCGTTCTGGCAGGAGTTTGGATATGGTAA
- the hyi gene encoding hydroxypyruvate isomerase — translation MPRFAANLSMLFTEQDFLARFEAAAKAGFSGVEYLFPYDYSSAELKALLDAHGLTQVLFNLPAGDWAKGERGIACLPDRVEEFRAGVDLAIAYAQVLGNTQVNCLSGIRPQNCSETLVEKTFVANLKYAAEKLQAKGIKLVMEAINTRDIPGFYLNNTAQALSIREQVGSANLFLQYDIYHMQIMEGDLARTLSAHLGEINHVQLADNPGRNEPGTGEINYRFLFEHLDRIGYQGWVGCEYKPLTTTEAGLGWLKTHNAI, via the coding sequence ATGCCGCGTTTCGCCGCCAACCTGTCCATGCTGTTCACCGAGCAGGATTTCCTCGCCCGTTTCGAAGCCGCCGCCAAGGCCGGGTTCAGTGGCGTCGAATACCTGTTCCCCTATGACTACAGCTCCGCCGAACTCAAGGCCTTGCTCGACGCCCACGGCCTGACCCAAGTGCTGTTCAACCTGCCGGCCGGTGACTGGGCCAAGGGCGAGCGCGGCATTGCCTGCCTGCCGGACAGGGTCGAGGAATTCCGCGCCGGTGTCGACCTGGCCATCGCCTATGCCCAGGTGCTGGGCAACACCCAGGTCAACTGCCTGTCGGGGATTCGTCCGCAGAACTGCAGTGAAACCCTGGTGGAGAAAACCTTCGTCGCCAACCTGAAATACGCCGCCGAAAAGTTGCAGGCCAAAGGCATCAAGCTGGTGATGGAAGCCATCAACACCCGTGACATTCCTGGCTTCTACCTGAACAACACCGCCCAGGCCCTGTCGATTCGCGAGCAGGTAGGCAGCGCGAACCTGTTCCTGCAATACGACATCTACCACATGCAGATCATGGAAGGTGACCTGGCCCGAACCCTGTCGGCGCACCTGGGCGAGATCAACCATGTGCAGCTGGCGGACAACCCGGGGCGCAACGAGCCGGGTACAGGCGAGATCAACTACCGCTTCCTGTTCGAACACCTGGACCGCATCGGCTACCAGGGTTGGGTCGGCTGTGAATACAAGCCGCTGACCACCACCGAAGCCGGCCTGGGCTGGCTGAAAACCCATAACGCGATCTGA
- a CDS encoding MlaA family lipoprotein — protein MAKYLLLIAALMSAGLAQADNSKANAPVVVDSDGFKEPLSKLKFNPGLDQREFERSTLNALNVYDPLESWNRRVYHFNYRFDQWVFLPVVDGYRYVTPSFVRTGVSNFFNNLGDVPNLMNSLLQFKGKRSMETTARLLLNTTVGIAGLWDPATAMGLPRQSEDFGQTLGFYGVPGGAYFVLPIFGPSNLRDTSGLLVDYTAESAINYLNVAEVSANHPELLLLRGVDKRYQTSFRYGQLNSPFEYEKVRYVYTESRKLQIAE, from the coding sequence GTGGCTAAATATCTCCTGCTTATCGCTGCGTTAATGAGTGCTGGCCTGGCCCAGGCCGATAACAGCAAGGCCAATGCGCCTGTGGTGGTGGACTCCGACGGTTTCAAGGAGCCGTTGAGCAAGCTCAAGTTCAACCCGGGGCTGGACCAGCGTGAGTTCGAGCGCTCGACGCTCAATGCCTTGAACGTCTATGACCCGCTGGAATCCTGGAACCGCCGCGTCTACCACTTCAACTACCGCTTCGACCAATGGGTCTTCCTGCCGGTGGTCGATGGCTACCGCTACGTCACGCCCAGCTTCGTGCGCACCGGCGTCAGCAACTTCTTCAACAACCTGGGGGATGTGCCGAACCTGATGAACAGCCTGCTGCAATTCAAGGGCAAGCGTTCGATGGAAACCACAGCGCGCCTGCTGCTCAACACCACCGTCGGCATCGCCGGCCTGTGGGACCCGGCCACCGCCATGGGCCTGCCGCGCCAGAGCGAAGACTTCGGCCAGACCCTGGGCTTCTACGGCGTCCCTGGCGGCGCGTACTTCGTATTGCCGATCTTCGGCCCTTCGAACCTGCGCGACACCTCAGGCTTGTTGGTGGACTACACGGCCGAATCAGCGATCAACTACCTCAATGTCGCCGAAGTCAGCGCCAACCACCCGGAATTGCTGCTTCTGCGCGGCGTCGACAAACGCTACCAGACCAGCTTCCGCTACGGGCAACTGAACTCGCCGTTCGAATATGAGAAGGTGCGCTACGTGTACACCGAGTCGCGCAAGTTGCAGATTGCCGAGTAA
- a CDS encoding cation acetate symporter, protein MIRRLLALLSIAAFAPGAWAAEALTGAVQKQPLNVAAILMFVAFVGATLYITYWASKKNNSAADYYAAGGKITGFQNGLAIAGDYMSAASFLGISALVFTSGYDGLIYSIGFLVGWPIILFLIAERLRNLGKYTFADVASYRLGQTQIRSLSASGSLVVVAFYLIAQMVGAGKLIQLLFGLDYHVAVILVGILMCLYVLFGGMLATTWVQIIKAVLLLSGASFMALMVMKHVNFDFNMLFAEAVKVHPKGEAIMSPGGLVKDPISAFSLGLALMFGTAGLPHILMRFFTVSDAKEARKSVLYATGFIGYFYILTFIIGFGAILLVSTNPAFKDAAGALLGGNNMAAVHLANAVGGSIFLGFISAVAFATILAVVAGLTLAGASAVSHDLYASVIRKGRVNEKDEIRVSKITTIALAVLAITLGILFEKQNIAFMVGLAFSIAASCNFPVLLLSMYWKKLTTRGAMIGGWLGLVSAVGLMILGPTIWVQIMGHEKAIFPYEYPALFSMAIAFVGIWFFSITDKSAEGANERALFFPQFVRSQTGLGASGAVNH, encoded by the coding sequence ATGATCCGGCGTCTATTGGCCCTATTGAGCATCGCAGCGTTCGCCCCGGGCGCCTGGGCGGCTGAAGCCCTGACCGGTGCCGTGCAGAAGCAACCCCTTAACGTCGCGGCGATCCTGATGTTCGTTGCCTTCGTCGGCGCGACTTTATACATCACCTACTGGGCGTCCAAGAAAAACAACTCGGCGGCCGACTACTATGCGGCCGGCGGCAAGATCACCGGCTTCCAGAACGGCCTGGCAATTGCTGGCGACTACATGTCGGCGGCGTCTTTCCTGGGCATTTCCGCGCTGGTGTTCACCTCCGGTTATGACGGTCTGATCTACTCCATCGGGTTCCTGGTGGGCTGGCCGATCATTCTGTTCCTGATCGCTGAGCGCCTGCGTAACCTGGGTAAATACACCTTTGCCGACGTGGCGTCCTATCGCCTCGGGCAAACCCAGATCCGCAGTCTGTCCGCCAGCGGCTCGCTGGTGGTGGTGGCGTTCTACCTGATCGCGCAAATGGTCGGTGCCGGCAAGCTGATCCAGCTGCTGTTCGGCCTGGACTACCACGTTGCGGTGATCCTGGTGGGCATCCTGATGTGCCTCTATGTGTTGTTCGGCGGCATGCTGGCCACCACCTGGGTACAGATCATCAAGGCGGTGCTGTTGCTGTCGGGTGCTTCGTTCATGGCTCTGATGGTGATGAAGCACGTCAACTTTGACTTCAACATGCTGTTTGCCGAAGCGGTCAAGGTTCACCCTAAGGGTGAGGCGATCATGAGCCCTGGCGGCCTGGTGAAGGATCCGATCTCGGCCTTCTCCCTCGGTCTGGCGCTGATGTTCGGTACCGCTGGCCTGCCACACATCCTGATGCGCTTCTTCACCGTGAGCGACGCCAAGGAAGCGCGCAAGAGCGTGCTGTATGCCACCGGCTTCATCGGTTACTTCTACATCCTGACCTTCATCATCGGCTTCGGCGCGATCCTGCTGGTCAGCACCAACCCGGCCTTCAAGGACGCGGCAGGTGCCTTGCTCGGCGGTAACAACATGGCGGCGGTGCACCTGGCCAATGCCGTGGGCGGCAGCATCTTCCTCGGCTTCATCTCGGCGGTAGCCTTTGCCACCATCCTGGCGGTAGTCGCGGGTCTGACCTTGGCCGGTGCCTCGGCGGTGTCCCATGACCTGTATGCCAGCGTGATCAGGAAAGGCAGGGTCAACGAGAAGGATGAGATCCGCGTCTCGAAAATCACCACCATCGCCCTGGCGGTGCTGGCGATCACCCTGGGTATCCTGTTCGAGAAGCAGAACATCGCGTTCATGGTCGGCCTGGCGTTCTCCATCGCGGCGAGCTGCAACTTCCCGGTATTGCTGCTTTCGATGTACTGGAAGAAGCTGACCACCCGTGGCGCCATGATCGGCGGCTGGCTGGGCCTGGTCAGTGCCGTGGGCCTGATGATCCTCGGCCCGACCATCTGGGTGCAGATCATGGGTCACGAGAAGGCGATCTTCCCGTATGAATACCCTGCGCTGTTCTCGATGGCCATCGCCTTCGTCGGCATCTGGTTCTTCTCCATTACCGACAAGTCGGCTGAAGGTGCAAACGAGCGGGCGCTGTTCTTCCCGCAGTTCGTGCGTTCGCAGACTGGCCTGGGGGCGAGTGGGGCGGTTAACCACTGA
- the gcl gene encoding glyoxylate carboligase, translated as MSKMRAIEAAVLVMRREGVDTAFGIPGAAINPLYSALQKVGGIDHVLARHVEGASHMAEGYTRTKAGNIGVCIGTSGPAGTDMVTGLYSASADSIPILCITGQAPRARLHKEDFQAVDITSIVKPVTKWATTVLEPGQVPYAFQKAFFEMRSGRPGPVLIDLPFDVQMAEIEFDIDAYQPLPLAKPAANRVQIEKALAMLNQAERPLLVAGGGIINADASELLVAFAELTGIPVIPTLMGWGTIPDDHPLMVGMVGLQTSHRYGNATLLKSDVVLGIGNRWANRHTGSVDVYTEGRTFIHVDIEPTQIGRVFTPDLGIVSDAASALTVFIEVAREWQAAGKLKNRDAWLQDCQQRKASLQRKTHFDNVPVKPQRVYEEMNQVFGKDTCYVSTIGLSQIAGAQFLHVYKPRHWINCGQAGPLGWTIPAALGVVKADPSRKVVALSGDYDFQFMIEELAVGAQFKLPYIHVVVNNSYLGLIRQAQRGFDMDYCVQLSFDNLNAPELNGYGVDHIAVAEGLGCKALRVFEPSQIAPALRQAEKMIEEFKVPVIVEIILERVTNISMGTEINAVNEFEDLALVGNDAPTAISLLD; from the coding sequence ATGAGCAAAATGAGAGCAATCGAAGCCGCCGTTCTGGTAATGCGCCGTGAAGGCGTGGACACCGCCTTCGGTATCCCGGGTGCCGCGATCAACCCGCTGTACTCCGCCCTGCAGAAAGTGGGTGGCATCGATCACGTCCTTGCTCGCCACGTTGAAGGCGCCTCCCACATGGCCGAGGGCTACACCCGCACCAAGGCCGGCAATATCGGTGTGTGCATCGGCACCTCGGGCCCGGCCGGCACCGACATGGTGACAGGGCTCTACAGCGCCTCGGCCGACTCGATCCCGATCCTGTGCATCACCGGGCAAGCCCCTCGCGCCCGTCTGCACAAGGAAGACTTCCAGGCTGTGGATATCACCAGCATCGTCAAACCCGTGACCAAATGGGCAACCACCGTGCTCGAGCCGGGCCAGGTGCCGTATGCCTTCCAGAAGGCGTTCTTCGAGATGCGCTCCGGCCGTCCGGGCCCGGTGCTGATCGACCTGCCGTTCGACGTGCAGATGGCCGAGATCGAATTCGACATCGACGCCTACCAGCCACTGCCCCTGGCCAAACCCGCGGCCAACCGCGTGCAGATCGAGAAAGCCCTGGCGATGCTCAATCAGGCTGAGCGTCCATTGCTGGTGGCTGGCGGCGGCATCATCAACGCCGATGCCAGCGAACTGCTGGTGGCGTTCGCCGAACTGACTGGCATCCCCGTCATCCCAACCTTGATGGGCTGGGGCACCATCCCCGACGATCACCCGCTGATGGTCGGCATGGTCGGCCTGCAAACCTCCCATCGCTATGGCAACGCAACCTTGCTCAAGTCGGACGTGGTGCTGGGCATCGGCAACCGCTGGGCCAACCGTCACACCGGTTCGGTGGATGTCTATACCGAAGGCCGCACGTTCATTCACGTGGACATCGAGCCGACCCAGATCGGCCGCGTGTTCACTCCCGACCTGGGCATCGTTTCCGATGCCGCCTCGGCCCTGACGGTGTTCATCGAAGTGGCCCGTGAATGGCAAGCCGCCGGTAAGCTGAAAAACCGCGACGCCTGGTTGCAAGACTGCCAGCAACGCAAGGCCAGCCTGCAACGCAAGACGCACTTCGACAACGTGCCGGTCAAGCCACAGCGTGTGTACGAAGAAATGAACCAGGTATTCGGCAAGGACACCTGCTACGTCAGCACCATTGGCTTGTCACAGATCGCCGGGGCGCAGTTCCTCCACGTCTACAAGCCACGCCATTGGATCAACTGTGGCCAGGCAGGTCCTTTGGGCTGGACCATTCCGGCCGCGCTGGGGGTGGTCAAGGCCGATCCGAGCCGCAAGGTCGTCGCGCTGTCGGGCGACTATGACTTCCAGTTCATGATCGAAGAGCTGGCGGTGGGTGCGCAGTTCAAGCTGCCGTACATCCATGTGGTGGTGAACAACTCTTATCTGGGGCTGATCCGCCAGGCCCAACGCGGGTTCGACATGGATTACTGCGTGCAGCTGTCCTTCGACAACCTCAACGCACCGGAGCTCAACGGCTATGGCGTGGACCACATTGCCGTGGCCGAAGGCCTGGGGTGCAAGGCGCTACGGGTGTTCGAACCGAGTCAGATCGCACCGGCCCTGCGCCAGGCCGAGAAAATGATCGAGGAGTTCAAGGTGCCGGTGATCGTCGAGATTATCCTGGAACGGGTGACTAACATTTCCATGGGCACCGAGATCAACGCCGTCAATGAGTTTGAAGATCTGGCGCTGGTGGGCAACGATGCACCGACTGCCATTTCATTGCTCGACTAG
- the gltA gene encoding citrate synthase, whose amino-acid sequence MADKKAQLIIEGAAPVELPILTGTVGPDVIDVRGLTATGRFTFDPGFMSTASCESKITYIDGDNGILLHRGYPIEQLAEKSDYLETCYLLLNGELPTAEQKAQFVSTVKNHTMVHEQLKTFFNGFRRDAHPMAVMCGVVGALSAFYHDSLDINNPQHREISAIRLVAKMPTLAAMVYKYSMGQPMMYPRNDLTYAENFLHMMFNTPCEIKPISPVLAKAMDRIFILHADHEQNASTSTVRLAGSSGANPFACIAAGIAALWGPAHGGANEAVLTMLDEIGDVSNIDKFIAKAKDKNDPFKLMGFGHRVYKNRDPRATVMKQTCDEVLKELGITNDPQLELAMRLEEIALTDPYFIERSLYPNVDFYSGIILKAIGIPTSMFTVIFALARTVGWISHWKEMLSSPYKIGRPRQLYTGYESRDITQLEDRK is encoded by the coding sequence ATGGCTGACAAAAAAGCGCAGTTGATCATCGAGGGCGCAGCCCCCGTCGAGCTGCCCATTTTAACCGGCACCGTTGGTCCCGATGTAATCGACGTACGGGGCCTGACGGCCACGGGCCGTTTCACCTTTGACCCAGGTTTCATGTCGACCGCCTCGTGCGAGTCGAAAATCACCTATATCGACGGCGACAACGGCATCCTGCTGCACCGCGGCTACCCGATCGAGCAACTGGCTGAAAAATCGGACTACCTGGAAACCTGCTACCTGCTGCTCAACGGCGAGCTGCCAACCGCAGAGCAAAAGGCCCAGTTCGTCAGCACCGTGAAGAACCACACCATGGTTCACGAACAGTTGAAGACCTTCTTCAACGGTTTCCGTCGCGACGCCCACCCGATGGCCGTCATGTGCGGCGTTGTCGGCGCCCTCTCGGCTTTCTACCACGACTCCCTGGACATCAATAACCCCCAGCATCGCGAAATCTCCGCGATCCGCCTGGTGGCGAAGATGCCGACCCTGGCAGCCATGGTCTACAAGTACTCCATGGGCCAGCCCATGATGTACCCGCGCAACGACCTGACCTATGCAGAGAACTTCCTGCATATGATGTTCAACACCCCGTGCGAGATCAAACCGATCAGCCCGGTGCTCGCCAAGGCCATGGACCGGATCTTCATCCTCCATGCCGACCACGAGCAGAACGCCTCCACGTCTACCGTGCGCCTGGCCGGTTCCTCGGGTGCCAACCCGTTCGCCTGTATCGCCGCTGGTATCGCCGCACTCTGGGGCCCAGCCCACGGCGGTGCCAACGAAGCGGTACTGACCATGCTCGATGAAATCGGCGATGTCTCGAACATCGACAAGTTCATCGCCAAGGCCAAGGACAAGAACGATCCGTTCAAGCTGATGGGCTTCGGTCACCGGGTCTACAAGAACCGCGACCCGCGCGCCACCGTCATGAAGCAGACCTGCGACGAAGTGCTCAAGGAACTGGGGATCACGAACGATCCGCAACTCGAGCTGGCCATGCGCCTGGAAGAGATCGCCCTGACCGACCCATACTTCATCGAACGCTCGCTGTACCCGAACGTCGACTTCTACTCGGGGATCATCCTCAAGGCGATCGGCATTCCAACCAGCATGTTCACCGTGATCTTCGCCCTGGCGCGGACCGTCGGCTGGATCTCCCACTGGAAGGAAATGCTCTCCAGCCCGTACAAGATCGGCCGTCCACGCCAGCTGTACACTGGCTACGAGTCGCGTGACATTACCCAGCTGGAAGACCGCAAGTAA
- a CDS encoding DUF808 domain-containing protein codes for MAGSSLLVLIDDIATVLDDVALMTKMAAKKTAGVLGDDLALNAQQVSGVRAERELPVVWAVAKGSFINKLILVPSALAISAFVPWLVTPLLMVGGAYLCFEGFEKLAHKFLHSPAEEQAEHAQLVEAVADPAVDLVAFEKDKIKGAVRTDFILSAEIIAITLGTVADAALTQQVIVLSGIAIVMTIGVYGLVAGIVKLDDLGLWLTQKPGQAAKSIGGAILSAAPYMMKSLSVIGTAAMFLVGGGILTHGVPVVHHWIEGVTASAGGAGFIVPMLLNAVAGIVAGAAVLAGVMVVGKVWKALKG; via the coding sequence ATGGCTGGAAGCAGTTTGCTGGTACTGATCGACGATATCGCCACCGTGCTCGACGATGTCGCGCTGATGACCAAGATGGCCGCCAAGAAAACCGCCGGCGTGCTCGGCGATGACCTGGCGCTCAATGCCCAGCAAGTCTCGGGTGTGCGTGCCGAGCGGGAGCTGCCGGTAGTCTGGGCAGTGGCCAAGGGTTCGTTTATCAACAAGTTGATCCTGGTGCCGTCGGCGCTGGCGATCAGCGCCTTCGTGCCCTGGTTGGTGACGCCGTTGTTGATGGTGGGCGGCGCCTACCTGTGTTTCGAAGGGTTCGAAAAGCTGGCCCACAAGTTCCTCCACAGCCCGGCCGAAGAGCAGGCAGAACATGCGCAACTGGTCGAGGCCGTGGCGGATCCGGCGGTCGATCTGGTGGCCTTTGAAAAGGACAAGATCAAGGGTGCGGTACGCACCGACTTCATCCTGTCGGCGGAAATCATCGCCATCACCCTCGGCACCGTTGCCGACGCCGCACTGACCCAGCAGGTGATCGTCCTGTCGGGCATCGCCATCGTCATGACCATTGGCGTCTATGGCCTGGTGGCCGGCATCGTCAAGCTCGATGACCTGGGGCTTTGGTTGACCCAGAAACCAGGGCAGGCCGCCAAAAGCATCGGAGGCGCCATCCTGAGTGCAGCGCCCTACATGATGAAAAGTCTGTCGGTGATCGGCACGGCGGCGATGTTCCTGGTGGGCGGTGGCATCCTGACCCATGGCGTGCCGGTGGTGCATCACTGGATCGAAGGCGTGACGGCCAGCGCCGGTGGTGCCGGGTTTATCGTGCCGATGTTGCTCAATGCGGTGGCGGGGATCGTCGCTGGGGCGGCGGTGTTGGCGGGGGTGATGGTGGTCGGCAAGGTCTGGAAAGCGCTGAAAGGCTAA
- the sdhD gene encoding succinate dehydrogenase, hydrophobic membrane anchor protein, with the protein MVTNVTNLSRSGLYDWMAQRVSAVVLAAYFIFLIGYVVANPGLGYAQWHELFANNWMRIFSLLALVALGAHAWVGMWTIATDYLTPMAFGKSATAVRFLFQAVCGVAMFAYFVWGVQILWGI; encoded by the coding sequence ATGGTAACCAACGTCACGAACCTTTCGCGTTCGGGCCTCTATGACTGGATGGCCCAGCGTGTGTCTGCGGTCGTTCTCGCGGCTTACTTCATCTTCCTGATCGGATATGTCGTAGCAAACCCAGGCCTGGGCTACGCCCAATGGCATGAACTGTTCGCAAACAACTGGATGCGTATCTTCAGTCTGCTGGCACTTGTCGCACTAGGCGCTCACGCCTGGGTCGGCATGTGGACCATCGCGACCGACTACCTGACGCCAATGGCGTTCGGTAAGTCGGCGACTGCCGTACGTTTCCTCTTCCAGGCAGTATGCGGCGTTGCGATGTTCGCTTACTTCGTCTGGGGTGTGCAGATTCTCTGGGGTATCTGA
- a CDS encoding glycine betaine ABC transporter substrate-binding protein — protein sequence MKMRRLLGAGAALVLAISSTLASAETKTLSIGYVDGWSDSVATTHVAAEVIKQKLGYDVKLQAVATGIMWQGVATGKLDAMLSAWLPVTHGDYWTKNKDQVVDYGPNFKDAKIGLIVPEYVKAKSLEDLKTDDSFKKRIVGIDAGSGVMLKTEQAIKDYDLTGYQLKASSGAGMIAELTRAEKKNESIAVTGWVPHWMFAKWKLRFLEDPKGVYGAAETVNSIGSKELGAKAPEVAEFLKKFQWASKDEIGEVMLAIQEGAKPDAAAKDWVAKHPDRVKEWTGK from the coding sequence ATGAAGATGCGACGACTCTTGGGCGCAGGTGCCGCACTGGTACTGGCGATCAGCTCCACACTGGCTAGCGCCGAAACCAAAACCCTGAGCATCGGTTACGTTGACGGCTGGTCCGACAGCGTCGCGACCACTCACGTGGCCGCCGAAGTGATCAAGCAGAAACTCGGTTATGACGTGAAGCTGCAAGCGGTCGCGACCGGGATCATGTGGCAGGGTGTGGCCACCGGCAAACTCGACGCGATGCTTTCGGCTTGGCTGCCGGTGACTCACGGCGATTATTGGACCAAGAACAAGGATCAAGTGGTCGATTATGGCCCGAACTTCAAGGACGCCAAAATCGGCCTGATCGTGCCGGAGTACGTCAAGGCCAAGTCGCTCGAAGATCTCAAGACCGACGACTCCTTCAAGAAGCGCATCGTCGGCATCGATGCCGGTTCAGGCGTGATGCTCAAGACCGAACAGGCAATCAAGGACTACGACCTGACCGGTTATCAACTCAAGGCCAGTTCCGGTGCCGGCATGATTGCCGAGCTGACCCGCGCCGAGAAGAAAAACGAATCCATCGCGGTCACCGGTTGGGTGCCGCACTGGATGTTCGCCAAGTGGAAACTGCGCTTCCTGGAAGACCCGAAAGGCGTCTACGGCGCGGCTGAGACTGTAAACAGCATCGGCAGCAAGGAACTGGGCGCTAAGGCGCCGGAAGTGGCCGAGTTCCTGAAGAAGTTCCAGTGGGCTTCGAAAGACGAGATCGGCGAAGTCATGCTGGCGATCCAGGAAGGGGCTAAGCCGGACGCAGCGGCCAAGGACTGGGTCGCCAAGCACCCGGACCGTGTAAAAGAGTGGACCGGCAAGTAA
- a CDS encoding DUF485 domain-containing protein, whose product MNDSIYLSIQNSPRFKELVRKREKFAWILSAIMLGLYSGFILLIAYGPHILGAKITPESTMTWGIPIGVGLILSAFVLTAIYVRRANGEFDDLNNAILKEAQQ is encoded by the coding sequence ATGAACGACAGCATTTACCTCTCGATTCAAAACAGCCCGCGCTTCAAGGAGCTGGTTCGAAAAAGAGAAAAGTTCGCCTGGATTCTCTCGGCGATCATGCTTGGGTTGTATTCCGGCTTCATTCTTCTGATCGCCTACGGGCCACACATTCTCGGGGCCAAGATCACGCCTGAGTCCACCATGACCTGGGGTATTCCCATCGGTGTCGGCCTGATTCTCTCGGCTTTCGTTCTGACTGCAATCTACGTACGGCGCGCCAACGGCGAGTTCGACGACCTGAACAATGCGATTCTCAAGGAGGCTCAGCAATGA